From the genome of Lotus japonicus ecotype B-129 chromosome 6, LjGifu_v1.2, one region includes:
- the LOC130726081 gene encoding uncharacterized protein LOC130726081 encodes METQTPETEGTKGDASINQSVKDESNSKMEGFSRDELNCVLVEKELTEGQVGAGRGSFGNEEKSAPVGDGHLTVLKQKEKELIDEVTVRTSEVEHLEQELELMKAAAEMAFNNQHSVDFYIEQLNEQVQAKTNYLSTLESEWDTVRKPLEERKRNLEESLYSNSPDAQAMLQKLREVQQEEQFISSEIQNREEEHTKLLADLEKQQKVASRKSYTHRIKEITKNSRKQDADIERILKETREVQLESNSIQERLHRTYAVADEIVFREAKKDPTGLQVYRLLVSIHKGFEQISEKILATDRIRREVAEYEMKLAATASTSLDVSKLQADLDVIIRENEYPG; translated from the exons ATGGAGACACAGACACCTGAAACAGAAGGTACCAAGGGTGATGCCTCAATAAATCAGTCAGTAAAAGATGAGTCCAACTCCAAGATGGAAGGTTTTAGCAGGGATGAATTGAATTGTGTATTAGTTGAAAAGGAATTGACTGAAGGACAGGTTGGTGCTGGAAGAGGTTCATTTGGAAATGAAGAGAAATCTGCTCCTGTTGGTGATGGGCATTTGACAGTCTTGAAACAAAAG GAGAAAGAACTCATCGATGAAGTAACTGTGAGGACTTCAGAAGTGGAGCATCTTGAACAAGAACTGGAACTGATGAAGGCAGCAGCTGAAATGGCATTTAATAATCAACATTCTGTTGACTTCTACATTGAGCAGTTGAATGAGCAAGTACAAGCAAAAACCAATTACCTTTCGACTTTAGAGTCAGAGTG GGATACTGTAAGAAAACCCttggaagagagaaagagaaatctTGAAGAGTCTCTATATTCAAATAGTCCAGATGCACAAGCAATGCTCCAAAAGTTGAGAGAAGTTCAGCAGGAAGAGCAGTTcatttcatctgaaattcaaaATAG GGAAGAGGAACATACAAAACTTCTTGCTGATTTGGAGAAGCAGCAGAAAGTAGCATCCAGGAAATCTTATACTCACCGGATAAAGGAGATTACAAAAAATAGTCGGAAGCAAGATGCTGATATTGAGCGGATTTTAAAAGAAACCAGGGAGGTTCAATTGGAGAGTAATTCTATCCAGGAGCGCTTGCATCGGACATATGCTGTTGCAGATGAAATTGTCTTCAG GGAAGCAAAGAAAGATCCAACAGGACTGCAGGTTTATAGGCTCCTGGTTAGCATCCATAAAGGTTTTGAACAAATATCTGAGAAAATCCTGGCAACTGATAGAATTAGAAGAGAAGTAGCTGAGTATGAAATGAAACTGGCCGCCACAGCTTCCACAAGCTTAGATGTGAGCAAACTTCAAGCTGATCTCGATGTCATTATTAGGGAAAATGAATACCCTGGATAG
- the LOC130722893 gene encoding uncharacterized protein LOC130722893 isoform X2: MVAAGWVLGFPANFQIWYTYAGIMGFQFVHWCRSSTLFLNVATVIWLIVELGLSRPKFINTRLSQLLKEHDEELWRHLEMTSKRNKLLAAIQKQENGCWKE; encoded by the exons ATGGTGGCTGCTGGCTGGGTGCTAGGTTTTCCTGCAAATTTTCAG ATTTGGTACACCTATGCTGGGATTATGGGGTTCCAGTTTGTGCATTGGTGTCGTTCTTCTACGTTGTTCTTGAATGTG GCTACTGTTATCTGGCTGATAGTGGAATTAGGACTATCTAGGCCCAAATTTATTAATACAAGATTGTCTCAGCTTTTAAAAGAACATGATGAAGAACTGTGGCGCCATCTTGAGATGACTTCTAAA CGAAACAAGCTGCTGGCAGCAATCCAGAAACAG GAAAATGGTTGCTGGAAGGAATGA
- the LOC130722893 gene encoding uncharacterized protein LOC130722893 isoform X1: MVAGRNDEAIAEVLAMLAGAIGQGQQANLGNHNQDELRALGKFQRNNPPTFEGAYDPNKAQAWLKAIEKIFRVMNCTDAQKVQFDTHMLEKEAEDWWDNTVQRFEGDGMEITWDLFKGAFLEKYYPEDVRGKKEIEFLELKQGNGTVAEYATKFEELIKFCPHYNTAEAERSKCNKFVNGLRPEIKKAVGYQQIIRFSDLVNRSRIYDEDSRESAAHYKSLKEKKEKGQFRGKPYGNPADKGKQEAGHDKKPSGGGAPNPVRCYKCGVEGHHSPECPNSEAT; encoded by the coding sequence ATGGTTGCTGGAAGGAATGATGAAGCTATCGCTGAGGTATTGGCAATGTTGGCTGGCGCCATTGGGCAAGGTCAGCAAGCGAACCTTGGGAACCATAATCAGGATGAATTACGTGCTTTGGGAAAGTTTCAGAGGAACAATCCGCCAACCTTTGAAGGAGCATACGACCCTAACAAAGCACAGGCGTGGCTGAAAgcaattgagaagatctttcgaGTCATGAATTGTACTGACGCGCAGAAGGTGCAGTTTGACACCCATATGCTTgagaaagaagctgaagattggtGGGACAACACTGTTCAGAGGTTTGAAGGTGATGGGATGGAGATTACTTGGGATCTTTTCAAGGGTGcatttctggagaagtactATCCAGAAGATGTGCGtggaaagaaggaaattgagTTTCTTGAACTGAAGCAGGGTAATGGAACCGTGGCGGagtatgctacaaagtttgaGGAATTGATTAAGTTTTGTCCCCACTACAATACTGCCGAAGCTGAGAGATCTAAGTGTAACAagtttgtgaatggtttgagacCTGAGATCAAGAAGGCTGTGGGATATCAACAGATTATCCGATTTTCTGACCTGGTTAACAGGAGTAGGATATATGATGAGGATAGCAGGGAAAGTGCTGCTCACTACAAGtctttgaaagagaagaaagaaaaggggcaATTCAGAGGGAAACCGTATGGGAATCCTGCTGATAAGGGTAAACAAGAAGCTGGTCATGACAAGAAGCCGAGTGGGGGAGGAGCTCCTAATCCGGTTAGGTGCTACAAGTGTGGTGTTGAAGGACATCATTCTCCTGAATGTCCCAATTCAGAAGCAACATGA
- the LOC130724490 gene encoding ABC transporter G family member 26-like, translating to MEIGREDELIDISISPSSGASTNIVRNYGHNKEFMSHQNRYSEIDIVVEDSSSNHNPPLPIFLKFEDVEFKVRNSQAGSNNPVKTMVSKVSTQLTVEDERYKRILKGITGSIGPGEILALMGPSGSGKTTLLRVIGGRLLDNVKGKITYNDVKFTAAIKRRIGFVTQEDVLFPQLTVEETLIFSAFLRLPNNMSKQEKYEKVDDTVKQLGLERCRNTKIGGGYLKGISGGERKRTSIGYEILVDPSLLLLDEPTSGLDSTSANKLLLTLQELAKDGRTIITTIHQPSSRIFHMFDKLLLISEGYPVYYGKARETMEYFSSLRFIPQIPMNPAEFLLDLATGQVNDISVPTDIFQDHESSDTSKNVIKYLQLKYKALLEPKEKEKNHGAPNTPEHLQLAIQVKKEWTLSWFDQFMILSRRTFKARCKDYFDKLRLVQALGLALLLGLLWWKSSTNTEAQLRDQVGLVFYICIFWTSTCIFGAVYVFPFEKYYLIKERKADMYRLSVYYACSTLCDMVAHVFYPTFFMIILYFMAGFKRTVACFFLTLFTVLLIAITSQGAGELFGAAVMSIKRSGNAASLILMLFLLTGGYYVQHIPKFMRWLKYLSFMYYGFRLLLKVQYSGDQLYDCESLGGCRPLQSSPTFDTVNLKGGLEEVWVLLAMAICFRLLAYFFLRKRIDVRN from the exons ATGGAAATTGGCAGAGAGGATGAGCTTATAGACATTTCAATTTCACCCTCATCAGGTGCTTCCACAAACATAGTAAGGAACTATGGTCACAACAAGGAGTTCATGTCTCATCAAAATAGGTACTCAGAGATTGACATAGTAGTTGAAGATTCCAGTTCCAATCACAATCCACCCCTCCCCATATTTCTAAAG TTTGAAGATGTGGAGTTTAAGGTGAGAAATAGCCAAGCTGGCTCTAATAACCCTGTGAAGACCATGGTGTCAAAGGTATCCACACAACTCACTGTGGAAGATGAGAGATACAAGAGAATTTTGAAGGGCATCACAGGAAGCATTGGCCCTGGTGAAATTCTTGCTCTGATGGGTCCTTCTGGAAGTGGGAAGACGACCTTGTTGAGAGTTATAGGAGGAAGGTTGCTTGACAATGTAAAGGGGAAAATAACTTACAATGATGTTAAATTTACTGCAGCTATCAAGAGGAG GATTGGATTTGTGACACAAGAGGATGTTCTTTTCCCACAATTAACTGTGGAAGAAACACTAATCTTCTCAGCATTCCTAAGGCTGCCAAACAATATGAGCAAGCAGGAAAAATATGAGAAAGTAGATGACACTGTCAAGCAACTAGGCCTTGAAAG ATGTCGCAACACGAAAATAGGTGGAGGATATCTCAAAGGCATATCAGGAGGGGAAAGGAAGAGAACCAGCATAGGCTATGAAATTCTTGTTGACCCTTCATTGTTGTTGCTTGATGAACCAACTTCAGGCCTTGATTCCACCTCAGCAAACAAACTCCTTCTCACACTTCAAGAACTTGCTAAG GATGGAAGGACCATAATCACAACAATACATCAGCCATCCAGCAGAATCTTTCACATGTTTGACAAACTTCTTCTGATATCAGAAGGCTATCCAGTTTACTATGGGAAAGCTAGAGAAACGATGGAGTACTTTTCTTCTTTGAGGTTCATACCGCAAATACCGATGAATCCAGCAGAGTTCTTGCTTGACTTGGCAACTGGTCAAGTGAATGACATAAGTGTTCCAACAGATATTTTTCAAGATCATGAATCTTCTGACACTTCAAAAAATGTTATTAAA TATCTACAACTCAAGTACAAAGCTTTACTGGAgccaaaagagaaagaaaagaaccaTGGAGCACCAAACACACCAGAACACCTTCAACTAGCCATTCAGGTTAAGAAAGAGTGGACACTGAGTTGGTTTGACCAATTCATGATTCTCTCTAGGAGAACATTCAAAGCAAGATGCAAGGACTACTTTGATAAGTTAAGACTAGTTCAAGCCCTTGGACTTGCACTTCTGTTAGGCCTCCTTTGGTGGAAATCTTCAACAAACACAGAGGCTCAACTCAGAGATCAA GTTGGTCTAGTGTTTTATATCTGTATATTCTGGACATCTACATGCATTTTTGGAGCAGTTTATGTCTTTCCATTTGAAAAGTACTACTTGATAAAAGAAAGGAAAGCTGATATGTACAGATTAAGTGTCTACTATGCATGCAGCACTCTCTGTGACATGGTGGCACATGTTTTCTATCCTACATTTTTCATGATTATCTTGTACTTCATGGCTGGTTTTAAGAGGACTGTCGCTTGCTTCTTCCTCACATTGTTTACTGTTCTGCTCATAGCTATAACAAGTCAA GGAGCAGGAGAACTTTTTGGAGCTGCAGTTATGAGTATTAAAAGATCAGGGAATGCTGCTTCTTTGATACTAATGTTATTCCTTCTTACAGGTGGCTACTATGTCCAG CACATACCAAAGTTCATGAGGTGGTTGAAGTATTTGTCATTCATGTACTATGGTTTCAGGCTTCTTCTGAAGGTGCAGTATTCAGGAGACCAACTATATGATTGTGAAAGCTTGGGAGGGTGCAGGCCCCTCCAAAGTTCACCTACATTTGACACAGTGAACTTGAAAGGTGGCTTAGAAGAAGTTTGGGTTCTGCTAGCCATGGCTATATGTTTCCGCTTGTTAGCATACTTTTTCCTCCGCAAAAGAATTGATGTCCGCAACTAA
- the LOC130722893 gene encoding uncharacterized protein LOC130722893 isoform X3, with protein sequence MVAAGWVLGFPANFQIWYTYAGIMGFQFVHWCRSSTLFLNVATVIWLIVELGLSRPKFINTRLSQLLKEHDEELWRHLEMTSKRNKLLAAIQKQVIRRSSL encoded by the exons ATGGTGGCTGCTGGCTGGGTGCTAGGTTTTCCTGCAAATTTTCAG ATTTGGTACACCTATGCTGGGATTATGGGGTTCCAGTTTGTGCATTGGTGTCGTTCTTCTACGTTGTTCTTGAATGTG GCTACTGTTATCTGGCTGATAGTGGAATTAGGACTATCTAGGCCCAAATTTATTAATACAAGATTGTCTCAGCTTTTAAAAGAACATGATGAAGAACTGTGGCGCCATCTTGAGATGACTTCTAAA CGAAACAAGCTGCTGGCAGCAATCCAGAAACAG gtaatcaggaggagtagtctatag
- the LOC130722893 gene encoding uncharacterized protein LOC130722893 isoform X4 yields the protein MVAAGWVLGFPANFQIWYTYAGIMGFQFVHWCRSSTLFLNVATVIWLIVELGLSRPKFINTRLSQLLKEHDEELWRHLEMTSKVIRRSSL from the exons ATGGTGGCTGCTGGCTGGGTGCTAGGTTTTCCTGCAAATTTTCAG ATTTGGTACACCTATGCTGGGATTATGGGGTTCCAGTTTGTGCATTGGTGTCGTTCTTCTACGTTGTTCTTGAATGTG GCTACTGTTATCTGGCTGATAGTGGAATTAGGACTATCTAGGCCCAAATTTATTAATACAAGATTGTCTCAGCTTTTAAAAGAACATGATGAAGAACTGTGGCGCCATCTTGAGATGACTTCTAAA gtaatcaggaggagtagtctatag
- the LOC130725308 gene encoding 60S ribosomal protein L29-1-like — protein sequence MKHPSSNPNSLSQFIDILNKKICCNPFYFSEYLNHFSLFCCAGKTLAPQPDLEETAKSKNHTAHNQSYKAHKNGIKKPKRHRHTFTKGMDPKFLKNHRYTRKHNKKDVESVTEEE from the exons ATGAAGCATCCTTCCTCTAATCCGAATTCTCTTTCTCAATTCATTGACATTCTTAATAAGAAAATATGTTGTAATCCTTTTTACTTTTCTGAATACCTAAACCAT TTCTCATTATTCTGTTGCGCAGGAAAAACCCTAGCTCCTCAACCAGATCTTGAAGAGACTGCCAAGTCGAAGAATCACACCGCTCACAACCAGTCCTACAAGGCACACAAAAACGGCATCAAGAAGCCCAAGAGGCACCGCCACACTTTCACCAAAGGGATGGATCCCAAGTTTCTGAAGAATCATAGGTACACTAGGAAGCACAACAAGAAGGATGTTGAATCCGTCACTGAAGAAGAGTAA